A single genomic interval of Deltaproteobacteria bacterium harbors:
- a CDS encoding phenylacetate--CoA ligase family protein, producing the protein MVIDSIIKLKKLRENVGLGMPQLQEIQRRKLNALIRHACENVPYYRNLFREAGIKPDDVQSVEDLARVPITEKKVMRSLDRKEVLAANVDPKRCLAVFTSGSTGMPTHIYLTREDYECIDLVYLRSFLENGLSFLHKRAFILDPHSFDTRRRWYQSLGLARSVNISCFLEPEEQMRMLADARPDFIHGYPSSLGQVARLVAERGPRNGIRPAVVSTAAEVLHAKDRKRIAAAFGVMPFDRYAARECGNIAWECEKHNGYHINVDTLVVEFVKDNRHVMPGQRGDVVITNLHSYAMPFIRYRIGDLGVPSDKTCGCGRALPLMEIIEGRDEDFIVLKGGRRISPMMVTGTLDHIPGIRQFRVIQENADSVVAWISAGKGFKPDTAVRVEEKLKEILGNGIGIVCREVDDIPREPSGKVRAVISRLS; encoded by the coding sequence ATGGTGATCGACTCCATAATCAAGCTGAAGAAGTTGAGGGAAAACGTCGGGCTCGGAATGCCCCAACTCCAGGAAATCCAGCGGCGAAAGCTCAATGCCCTGATCCGCCATGCCTGCGAAAACGTGCCGTACTACAGGAATCTGTTTCGCGAAGCGGGCATCAAGCCCGATGACGTGCAATCCGTCGAGGACCTCGCGAGAGTTCCCATCACCGAAAAGAAAGTTATGCGGTCGCTTGACAGGAAGGAAGTCCTGGCGGCGAACGTCGATCCGAAGCGTTGCCTGGCGGTCTTCACGAGCGGATCGACCGGCATGCCGACCCATATTTACCTGACCCGGGAAGATTACGAGTGCATCGACCTCGTATACCTTCGCTCATTTCTCGAAAACGGGCTTTCGTTCCTTCACAAGCGGGCCTTCATCCTCGACCCCCACAGTTTCGACACGAGGAGGCGATGGTACCAGTCTCTCGGCCTGGCGAGGTCGGTGAATATTTCCTGCTTCCTCGAACCCGAGGAGCAGATGCGGATGCTTGCGGATGCGCGTCCCGATTTCATACACGGTTATCCGTCCAGCCTCGGGCAAGTAGCACGGCTTGTCGCCGAAAGAGGGCCGAGAAACGGAATACGCCCTGCCGTCGTTTCGACGGCCGCAGAGGTCCTTCATGCGAAGGACAGGAAGAGAATCGCCGCCGCTTTCGGCGTGATGCCGTTCGACCGTTACGCCGCGAGGGAATGCGGAAATATCGCCTGGGAATGCGAAAAGCACAATGGATACCACATAAACGTGGACACGCTGGTGGTTGAATTCGTCAAGGACAACCGGCATGTGATGCCGGGCCAGAGGGGAGATGTCGTGATCACCAACCTTCATTCTTATGCGATGCCGTTCATCCGGTACCGGATCGGGGATCTCGGAGTCCCGTCGGACAAGACCTGCGGGTGCGGCCGGGCGCTTCCGCTTATGGAGATAATCGAAGGAAGGGACGAGGATTTCATCGTGCTCAAGGGGGGGAGGAGAATCTCACCGATGATGGTCACCGGAACTTTGGACCACATACCAGGCATCCGGCAATTCCGGGTGATACAGGAAAACGCCGATTCCGTGGTGGCATGGATTTCTGCGGGGAAAGGCTTCAAGCCCGATACGGCGGTTCGAGTGGAGGAAAAACTCAAGGAAATACTCGGTAACGGAATCGGGATCGTCTGCAGGGAGGTGGACGATATACCGAGAGAGCCTTCGGGGAAAGTCCGCGCCGTGATCTCGAGGCTGTCATGA
- a CDS encoding DUF2723 domain-containing protein — translation MKGTPYTGSPAPAPHLRPHAAAGLVFALSFLFYLATLAPTVIWGDSAEFAIHAKRLHLDISADSHPLFVILGRLFSFLPFEPAYSLNLLTAVTASLAVSMVYLVVFELTGSVAASIAGASSLAVSHAFWLHAVITEVYDLNAFFITAIVLVLLKWRRMPEKHSLLYAAAFLFGLGLANHLIMALSIVGFFVFIALTDRRVLLSIRTAGFTILSFLIGNALMIHLLIGKLIAGRQAAAVANAAAGGAHKKAMFTVSLKVFHDFLMYLAYLFYQFPLAGIALGAFGITAVFRKNRDAGLLLSLLILINMAFFLTFGPGAARTTKYTFYIPDYAVFSIFIGCGFAALADYFRRKGYPGKPVCAVMLFLIVALPIFLYSVAPYASKKLSVDLLHARSIPYRDNEEFFLYPGKRGYTGAVRYADEALKTAGPGAIIIADHTLFTVLRYCQEIRGMGNDVKVLPSGSFAKRTPETTVAGNYGTRDIYLASMEKYYYRVRELRDEYDFVPVGVLFKVVKKPGKA, via the coding sequence TTGAAGGGCACGCCGTATACAGGGAGCCCTGCCCCCGCCCCGCATCTCCGCCCGCATGCCGCGGCCGGGCTCGTTTTCGCCCTGTCGTTCCTTTTCTATCTTGCGACGCTCGCCCCCACGGTCATATGGGGCGACAGCGCCGAGTTTGCGATTCATGCGAAAAGGTTGCATCTCGATATTTCCGCCGATTCCCATCCCCTGTTCGTCATTCTCGGGCGGTTGTTCTCTTTTCTTCCGTTCGAGCCGGCGTACAGCCTGAACCTGCTCACGGCCGTCACGGCGTCGCTTGCCGTTTCCATGGTGTATCTCGTCGTTTTCGAATTGACGGGGTCGGTTGCGGCTTCGATCGCCGGGGCTTCGTCCCTTGCCGTTTCGCACGCATTCTGGCTCCACGCGGTGATAACGGAAGTCTACGATTTGAATGCATTTTTCATAACCGCCATCGTGCTGGTCCTGCTGAAATGGAGGAGGATGCCGGAAAAGCATTCCCTGCTGTACGCCGCGGCGTTCCTTTTCGGGCTCGGGTTGGCCAACCATTTGATCATGGCGCTTTCGATAGTCGGTTTTTTCGTTTTCATCGCGCTTACGGACCGCAGGGTCCTTCTCTCGATCAGGACCGCGGGTTTCACGATCCTTTCCTTCCTCATCGGTAATGCCCTGATGATCCATCTCCTCATCGGAAAATTGATCGCCGGAAGGCAGGCCGCCGCCGTGGCGAATGCCGCGGCCGGAGGGGCGCACAAGAAGGCGATGTTCACGGTATCCTTGAAGGTGTTCCACGACTTTCTCATGTATCTTGCCTACCTTTTCTACCAGTTCCCGCTGGCGGGAATCGCGCTTGGCGCGTTCGGCATCACCGCCGTGTTCAGGAAAAATCGTGACGCCGGACTGCTGTTGTCCCTCCTGATCCTGATCAACATGGCGTTTTTTCTGACCTTCGGACCGGGAGCGGCGCGCACCACCAAGTACACGTTCTACATCCCGGACTACGCGGTGTTTTCCATCTTCATCGGCTGCGGATTTGCCGCGTTGGCGGATTATTTCCGCAGGAAGGGATATCCCGGCAAGCCGGTCTGCGCCGTAATGTTGTTCCTGATCGTTGCGTTGCCGATATTCCTTTACAGCGTGGCGCCATACGCTTCAAAAAAGCTGTCAGTCGATCTTCTGCACGCAAGGAGCATCCCCTACAGGGACAACGAGGAATTTTTCCTTTACCCGGGGAAAAGGGGATACACCGGCGCGGTGCGATACGCGGATGAAGCGCTGAAAACGGCCGGTCCCGGCGCGATCATCATCGCGGATCACACCCTCTTCACGGTGTTGCGGTACTGCCAGGAAATAAGAGGGATGGGAAACGACGTCAAGGTGCTGCCTTCCGGATCGTTCGCGAAAAGAACCCCCGAAACGACGGTGGCCGGTAATTACGGGACCAGGGATATCTACCTTGCATCGATGGAAAAATATTATTACCGGGTAAGGGAACTTCGCGACGAGTACGATTTCGTTCCCGTGGGCGTTCTTTTCAAAGTCGTGAAGAAACCGGGCAAGGCCTGA
- a CDS encoding polysaccharide pyruvyl transferase family protein, with protein MKIFLIGWFGAGNAGDEAILVSELLFLRSRIREPEFHILSFDPEKTRKITAGMPEVKKILRMGSKSKAGKSDFSGINRAFNEADLVIIGGGGIFQDIYNRYPIPFFAAMAFLSRIKKKLLALYCVGIGPVRATWSGKLCRYAANAADFVSVRDEESESLLRAFGVTKEILVSADPVFLLEPAWNEKTLQAVKNIEGNADQRFVGVCVQELLPWDDSNKAVLAEVLDAVARESNARIVMLPMGAYRDGWTGRSGDKDTVDVAASKRLAARMESRVSILPMDLSPPELLGVIRKMDLVISMRLHGVIMGLAAAVPVIAMTYEEETKIRNLMYRVGREKYLFDVRRLDRNALVGAASDLLSESPGRRDILSEKLALMKSQAEKCNERMIETFLEKGLAC; from the coding sequence TTGAAGATATTCCTGATCGGATGGTTCGGCGCGGGAAACGCCGGAGACGAAGCCATACTGGTTTCGGAATTGCTCTTCCTCCGATCGCGGATCAGGGAACCCGAGTTTCACATCCTTTCCTTCGATCCGGAAAAAACGCGGAAGATCACCGCAGGCATGCCCGAGGTAAAGAAAATTCTGAGAATGGGGTCGAAAAGCAAAGCCGGGAAATCGGATTTTTCCGGGATCAACCGGGCATTCAACGAGGCGGACCTGGTGATTATCGGAGGAGGGGGAATATTCCAGGACATCTACAACCGCTATCCCATACCGTTTTTCGCGGCCATGGCGTTCCTGTCCAGGATCAAGAAGAAACTTCTTGCGCTTTACTGTGTCGGTATCGGGCCGGTCAGGGCAACGTGGAGCGGAAAGCTCTGCCGGTATGCGGCGAACGCGGCCGATTTCGTTTCCGTCAGGGACGAGGAGTCGGAATCCCTTCTTCGCGCGTTCGGCGTGACGAAGGAGATCCTCGTTTCCGCCGACCCCGTTTTCCTTCTGGAGCCGGCCTGGAACGAAAAGACCCTGCAGGCGGTAAAGAATATCGAAGGGAATGCCGATCAGCGTTTCGTCGGTGTTTGCGTACAGGAACTGCTTCCATGGGATGACTCGAACAAGGCGGTCCTGGCGGAGGTCCTGGACGCCGTCGCGCGGGAATCGAACGCCCGCATCGTGATGCTTCCCATGGGAGCGTACAGGGACGGCTGGACGGGCAGGAGCGGAGACAAGGATACGGTCGATGTCGCCGCGTCGAAAAGGCTTGCCGCGCGGATGGAAAGCCGCGTATCCATCCTGCCGATGGATCTGAGCCCGCCGGAATTGCTCGGCGTGATCAGGAAGATGGACCTGGTGATAAGCATGAGGCTGCACGGCGTGATCATGGGGCTTGCCGCCGCCGTTCCGGTCATTGCAATGACCTACGAGGAAGAGACGAAGATCAGGAACCTCATGTACCGGGTGGGGAGGGAGAAGTACCTTTTCGACGTCCGAAGGCTTGACAGGAATGCGCTTGTCGGGGCCGCGAGCGACCTGCTTTCCGAATCCCCGGGCCGGCGGGATATTCTTTCGGAGAAGCTCGCCTTGATGAAATCACAGGCCGAAAAGTGCAACGAGAGGATGATAGAAACGTTCCTGGAAAAGGGGCTTGCCTGTTGA
- a CDS encoding M20 family metallopeptidase: MTNRHHEMKDRLSVEIGRLREEMVEIARSIHENPEIGYKEYESSKKLVDLLVRNGFDVTRGIAGMETAFIACYPEHSAGPTVAFIAEYDALSGLGHGCAHNLIGTAGAGAAVGLSKVFGELRGRIAVVGCPAEEAGVDGAGGKVKLVESGCFDGIDAAICFHPMPLTTVGGETTALIGLEFEFLGKAVHAAGNPWDGINALDGVLQTFNAVNALRQHVRDDIRIHGIVTHGGDAPNIVPERAAARFFIRSSNSEALKDTVDKVKRCAQGAAMATGATLNINVFNNLYESMRSNATIAEAVSRNLERAGLRIEGRKKGRGSTDFGNVSRVVPSCELAVRLGDRIFPHTREFLHASNSEEGFRVMMLGAEIMAQTAMDLFAAPELLEKAKKEFRTEPG; this comes from the coding sequence GTGACGAATCGCCATCATGAAATGAAAGATCGTTTGAGCGTGGAAATAGGGCGGTTGCGGGAAGAAATGGTGGAGATCGCCCGGTCGATCCATGAAAATCCCGAAATCGGCTACAAGGAGTACGAGTCTTCGAAGAAGCTCGTCGATCTCCTGGTGCGGAACGGATTCGATGTCACGCGTGGAATCGCGGGTATGGAGACCGCTTTCATCGCATGCTATCCGGAACATTCGGCGGGTCCCACGGTGGCTTTTATCGCGGAATATGACGCGCTTTCCGGTCTTGGACACGGGTGCGCGCACAATCTCATCGGTACGGCAGGCGCGGGAGCGGCCGTCGGATTGAGCAAGGTGTTCGGTGAACTGCGGGGACGGATCGCCGTAGTCGGGTGTCCGGCGGAAGAAGCCGGGGTCGACGGTGCGGGCGGGAAGGTGAAACTGGTGGAAAGCGGATGCTTCGACGGGATCGACGCGGCTATATGTTTTCACCCGATGCCACTTACCACGGTGGGTGGGGAAACAACCGCCCTGATAGGCCTCGAGTTCGAATTCCTTGGGAAGGCGGTCCATGCGGCGGGGAATCCATGGGACGGCATCAACGCCCTGGATGGCGTCCTTCAGACCTTCAACGCCGTCAACGCCTTGAGGCAGCACGTCAGGGACGACATACGGATCCACGGGATCGTGACACATGGAGGAGATGCTCCGAATATCGTCCCGGAACGCGCAGCCGCCCGCTTTTTCATACGTTCCTCCAACAGCGAGGCGTTGAAGGACACCGTTGATAAGGTGAAGAGATGCGCGCAGGGCGCGGCCATGGCAACGGGCGCCACATTGAATATAAATGTCTTCAACAACCTTTACGAATCGATGAGAAGCAACGCCACGATTGCGGAAGCCGTATCCCGGAACCTGGAGAGGGCCGGCCTCCGCATCGAAGGCAGGAAAAAGGGGAGGGGGTCGACCGATTTCGGAAACGTGTCGAGGGTCGTGCCTTCATGCGAGCTTGCCGTGCGCCTTGGGGACAGGATTTTTCCCCACACGCGGGAATTTCTGCATGCATCCAATTCCGAGGAAGGTTTCCGGGTCATGATGCTGGGGGCGGAAATCATGGCGCAGACCGCCATGGATCTTTTCGCTGCCCCGGAATTGCTCGAAAAGGCGAAGAAGGAGTTCCGGACGGAGCCGGGTTGA
- a CDS encoding nitroreductase, whose translation MKLSEAIAERNSCRAFSTCEVSREDITELIEAGIRAPSKGNSQIWEFVAVMGEKKRAMDEMLFNLLKTDFIPSMTLGDAATPAESEAMRKAGARSSRNREEIVKILAPYGQTFEAFMLEGTFTFFKAPVAILVFVDEVFSKDLPHILSVGAAVQNVLLAATEKKFGTCWIGGVWRYTKEIRDLLGIPGNKKLLSSIALGYVDPYNPMSRYKSSRDDIGEFVRWIGFDKG comes from the coding sequence ATGAAATTATCGGAAGCGATAGCGGAAAGGAACAGCTGCCGGGCCTTTTCGACCTGTGAAGTTTCGAGGGAAGACATAACCGAATTGATCGAAGCCGGGATCCGGGCTCCTTCGAAAGGCAACAGCCAGATATGGGAGTTCGTCGCCGTCATGGGCGAAAAAAAACGGGCCATGGACGAAATGCTGTTCAATCTGCTGAAGACGGATTTCATCCCTTCCATGACCCTCGGCGATGCCGCAACGCCGGCGGAATCCGAGGCGATGCGGAAAGCAGGCGCGCGAAGCAGCCGCAACAGGGAAGAGATCGTGAAAATCCTCGCTCCATACGGGCAAACCTTCGAAGCCTTCATGCTGGAGGGAACGTTCACTTTTTTCAAGGCGCCGGTCGCTATACTCGTTTTCGTGGATGAAGTTTTTTCGAAAGATCTTCCGCATATCCTGAGCGTTGGTGCCGCGGTCCAGAACGTGCTCCTTGCGGCCACGGAGAAGAAGTTCGGAACTTGCTGGATAGGCGGCGTATGGAGATACACGAAGGAAATCCGGGACCTGCTCGGAATTCCGGGGAACAAGAAGCTGCTTTCGTCGATCGCCCTGGGATACGTGGACCCGTACAATCCCATGAGCAGGTACAAATCGTCGCGTGACGACATCGGCGAGTTCGTCCGATGGATCGGCTTCGACAAGGGTTAG
- a CDS encoding ATP-binding cassette domain-containing protein: protein MKENIFDVRGVSYTCLEKFPALRNVSLEVGERESVALLGANGSGKSSLLHVLDGLAFPQEGEVMFRGRKLTEEGLNDEEFNRYFRKSVGLIFQNSDIQLFSSTVWDEIAFGPIQLGLPKEEVEERVEDLLKMLEMAGLRDRAPYHLSGGEKKKVAIASTLAVNPDVLLLDEPTNGLDPRTQAWLVELLQEVRAAGKTIVMASHDLLIVEKVCDRVVVIGEDHRVAGGGNTAEILADKRLLLSVNLIHEHLHYHDGELHSHPHGHVTEQDHAHHDHLNHKHDH from the coding sequence ATGAAGGAAAACATCTTCGATGTCAGGGGGGTCAGTTACACCTGCCTGGAAAAATTTCCCGCCCTTCGGAACGTCAGCCTCGAAGTCGGCGAAAGGGAAAGCGTCGCCCTTCTCGGCGCCAACGGCTCGGGGAAATCCAGCCTGCTTCACGTTCTGGACGGCCTTGCCTTTCCGCAGGAAGGGGAAGTGATGTTCCGGGGGAGGAAATTGACGGAGGAAGGCCTAAACGACGAGGAGTTCAACAGGTATTTCCGAAAGTCCGTGGGCCTCATCTTCCAGAATTCCGATATCCAGCTCTTCTCGTCCACCGTGTGGGACGAGATCGCTTTCGGGCCGATCCAGCTTGGTCTGCCGAAGGAGGAAGTGGAGGAGAGGGTCGAAGACCTGCTGAAAATGCTGGAAATGGCAGGCCTGCGGGACAGGGCTCCGTACCATTTGAGCGGGGGGGAGAAGAAGAAAGTCGCAATCGCTTCCACGCTCGCGGTGAACCCGGACGTTCTCCTGCTGGATGAGCCGACGAACGGGCTGGACCCCAGGACCCAGGCGTGGCTGGTGGAACTCCTGCAGGAAGTTCGCGCCGCGGGAAAAACGATCGTGATGGCCAGCCACGATCTGCTGATAGTGGAGAAAGTCTGCGACAGGGTTGTCGTCATTGGAGAGGACCACAGGGTGGCGGGCGGGGGCAATACCGCGGAGATCCTGGCCGACAAGCGCCTGCTCCTGAGTGTCAATCTGATCCATGAGCATCTTCACTACCACGACGGCGAGCTTCACAGCCATCCGCATGGGCACGTTACGGAACAGGATCACGCCCATCACGATCACTTGAATCATAAACACGACCACTGA